Proteins encoded together in one Lathyrus oleraceus cultivar Zhongwan6 chromosome 5, CAAS_Psat_ZW6_1.0, whole genome shotgun sequence window:
- the LOC127084500 gene encoding uncharacterized protein LOC127084500, which produces MSLIIRYVDISSASVSIEESFLGFLNVNDTNGQGLFDVLQNELKELGLDLFDMRGQGYDNGSNMKGKHQGVQKRFLDINLRAFYTSCGCHSLNLTLCGMANSCIKARNFFGVVQRIYTIFANSTKRWQILKDNVKGLTPKSLSSTRWESRVESVKAISTQMLEFTEALLEVSENDLDPKIQNEAKSLATNELGDFEFLMAIIIWFEILSAINSFSKLLQEKDMLIDVAMQKIKGLILYFEGYRETGFYKVLINAKEIVVELNIARIFPQKRIIKRKKQFDENLNIPSVEISEEESIRVNYFLYLVDQAFVSLNKRFEQYQEYESIFGFLFTSHKLQSLDDATLKSCCTNFE; this is translated from the coding sequence ATGTCTTTGATAATAAGATATGTGGATATTTCTTCAGCTTCTGTTAGTATTGAGGAATCATTTTTAGGATTTTTGAATGTGAATGATACAAATGGTCAGGGGCTTTTTGATGTTTTACAAAATGAATTGAAAGAACTTGGTCTCGACCTATTTGACATGCGAGGGCAAGGTTATGATAATGGGTCAAATATGAAAGGAAAACACCAAGGTGTGCAAAAGAGATTTTTAGACATAAATCTGAGAGCCTTTTATACTTCTTGTGGTTGTCATAGTCTTAATTTGACATTGTGTGGTATGGCTAACTCTTGTATTAAAGCTAGGAATTTTTTTGGAGTTGTTCAACGCATTTATACAATTTTTGCCAATTCTACTAAGAGATGGCAAATTTTGAAAGATAATGTAAAAGGGTTGACTCCAAAATCATTGTCATCCACTCGTTGGGAGAGTCGTGTAGAAAGTGTCAAAGCTATAAGCACTCAAATGTTAGAATTTACAGAAGCTTTGCTTGAAGTGTCAGAAAATGATCTTGATCCTAAAATACAAAATGAAGCTAAATCCTTAGCAACAAATGAGCTTGGTGATTTTGAGTTTTTGATGGCTATAATTATTTGGTTTGAAATATTATCTGCAATTAATTCTTTTAGCAAGCTTTTACAGGAAAAGGATATGCTTATTGATGTTGCTATGCAAAAAATTAAGGGGTTGATTTTGTATTTTGAGGGATATAGAGAAACAGGTTTTTATAAGGTATTGATTAACGCTAAGGAAATTGTGGTGGAATTGAATATTGCCCGAATATTTCCTCAAAAGCGTATAATTAAAAGAAAAAAGCAATTTGATGAGAATTTAAATATCCCATCAGTCGAGATATCAGAAGAAGAATCAATTAGGGTTAATTATTTTCTTTACCTTGTTGATCAAGCTTTTGTTTCTCTTAATAAGAGGTTTGAGCAATACCAAGAGTATGAAAGTATTTTTGGTTTCTTGTTTACTTCTCACAAGTTACAATCATTAGATGATGCAACTTTGAAGTCTTGTTGTACTAACTTTGAGTAG